One genomic window of Cricetulus griseus strain 17A/GY chromosome 3, alternate assembly CriGri-PICRH-1.0, whole genome shotgun sequence includes the following:
- the LOC100753155 gene encoding cardiotrophin-2, whose translation MYGGINEPAPLCFLSLLPPLSPAAPISPSEPISQAYSLALYMQKNTSTLLQTYLQYQGSPFSDPGFAAPELQLSSLPPAAVSFKTWHAMDDAERLRRAQGAFLALTQHLQLVGDDQSDLNPGSPVLLAQLGAARLRAQGLLGNMAAIMTALGLPIPPEEDTLGLVPFGASAFERKCRGYIVTREYGHWTDRAVRDLALLKAKYPA comes from the exons ATGTATGGCGGCATCAATGAACCAG ctcccctctgcttcctgagcctgCTGCCACCCCTCAGTCCCGCGGCCCCTATCTCTCCGTCGGAGCCCATCAGTCAAGCCTATAGCCTGGCCCTCTACATGCAAAAGAACACATCAACGCTGCTGCAGACATAC CTCCAGTACCAGGGTAGCCCTTTCAGTGACCCTGGCTTTGCAGCCCCTGAACTTCAGCTCAGCAGCCTGCCTCCTGCTGCAGTCTCCTTCAAGACCTGGCATGCGATGGACGATGCAGAGAGGCTAAGGCGAGCCCAGGGAGCCTTCCTGGCCTTGACCCAGCACCTCCAGCTTGTGGGCGATGACCAGAGTGATCTGAATCCTGGCAGTCCTGTTCTGCTGGCCCAGCTAGGAGCGGCAAGACTCAGGGCCCAAGGCCTATTGGGCAACATGGCTGCTATCATGACTGCTCTGGGGCTGCCCATACCCCCAGAAGAGGACACTCTGGGCCTTGTCCCTTTTGGAGCCTCAGCCTTTGAGAGGAAATGTCGAGGCTACATAGTGACCCGGGAATATGGTCACTGGACGGACCGGGCTGTGAGGGACTTGGCTCTACTCAAGGCCAAGTACCCAGCATAG
- the LOC100774620 gene encoding cardiotrophin-1 isoform X3 — protein MDPQADSSISFLPHLEAKIRQTHNLARLLTKYAEQLLEEYVQQQGDPFGMPGFSPPRLSLAGLSGPSPSHAGLPLSERLRLDAAALGALPALLDAVRRHQAELNPRSPRLQRSLEEAARQARALGAAVETVLAALGSAARGPGPEHSATTALSTANSAASIFSAKVLGLQVCGLYGEWVNRTEGDLSQLVHGGVA, from the exons ATGG ACCCCCAGGCTGACTCCTCAATCTCATTCCTTCCCCATTTGGAGGCCAAGATCCGCCAGACACACAACCTTGCACGCCTCCTGACCAAATATGCAGAGCAGCTGCTGGAGGAGTAT GTGCAGCAGCAGGGAGATCCCTTTGGGATGCCGGGCTTCTCACCACCGCGACTGTCACTAGCCGGCCTGAGTGGCCCATCCCCGAGCCACGCGGGGCTACCGCTGTCGGAGCGTTTGCGTCTGGACGCGGCAGCATTGGGTGCGCTCCCCGCACTGTTGGATGCTGTGCGCCGCCACCAAGCGGAGCTGAACCCCCGCTCCCCGCGCCTGCAGCGGAGCCTGGAGGAGGCGGCCCGACAGGCTAGGGCCCTGGGAGCCGCGGTGGAGACGGTGCTGGCCGCTCTGGGCTCAGCAGCCCGCGGGCCCGGCCCGGAGCACTCCGCCACCACCGCCCTTTCCACCGCCAACAGCGCTGCGAGCATCTTCTCAGCCAAGGTGCTGGGGCTCCAGGTGTGCGGTCTCTATGGCGAGTGGGTGAACCGCACAGAGGGCGACCTGAGCCAGCTGGTACATGGGGGCGTCGCCTGA
- the LOC100774620 gene encoding cardiotrophin-1 isoform X2 has product MEDPQADSSISFLPHLEAKIRQTHNLARLLTKYAEQLLEEYVQQQGDPFGMPGFSPPRLSLAGLSGPSPSHAGLPLSERLRLDAAALGALPALLDAVRRHQAELNPRSPRLQRSLEEAARQARALGAAVETVLAALGSAARGPGPEHSATTALSTANSAASIFSAKVLGLQVCGLYGEWVNRTEGDLSQLVHGGVA; this is encoded by the exons ATGG AAGACCCCCAGGCTGACTCCTCAATCTCATTCCTTCCCCATTTGGAGGCCAAGATCCGCCAGACACACAACCTTGCACGCCTCCTGACCAAATATGCAGAGCAGCTGCTGGAGGAGTAT GTGCAGCAGCAGGGAGATCCCTTTGGGATGCCGGGCTTCTCACCACCGCGACTGTCACTAGCCGGCCTGAGTGGCCCATCCCCGAGCCACGCGGGGCTACCGCTGTCGGAGCGTTTGCGTCTGGACGCGGCAGCATTGGGTGCGCTCCCCGCACTGTTGGATGCTGTGCGCCGCCACCAAGCGGAGCTGAACCCCCGCTCCCCGCGCCTGCAGCGGAGCCTGGAGGAGGCGGCCCGACAGGCTAGGGCCCTGGGAGCCGCGGTGGAGACGGTGCTGGCCGCTCTGGGCTCAGCAGCCCGCGGGCCCGGCCCGGAGCACTCCGCCACCACCGCCCTTTCCACCGCCAACAGCGCTGCGAGCATCTTCTCAGCCAAGGTGCTGGGGCTCCAGGTGTGCGGTCTCTATGGCGAGTGGGTGAACCGCACAGAGGGCGACCTGAGCCAGCTGGTACATGGGGGCGTCGCCTGA
- the LOC100774620 gene encoding cardiotrophin-1 isoform X1, translating to MSQREGSLEDPQADSSISFLPHLEAKIRQTHNLARLLTKYAEQLLEEYVQQQGDPFGMPGFSPPRLSLAGLSGPSPSHAGLPLSERLRLDAAALGALPALLDAVRRHQAELNPRSPRLQRSLEEAARQARALGAAVETVLAALGSAARGPGPEHSATTALSTANSAASIFSAKVLGLQVCGLYGEWVNRTEGDLSQLVHGGVA from the exons ATGAGCCAGAGGGAGGGAAGTCTGG AAGACCCCCAGGCTGACTCCTCAATCTCATTCCTTCCCCATTTGGAGGCCAAGATCCGCCAGACACACAACCTTGCACGCCTCCTGACCAAATATGCAGAGCAGCTGCTGGAGGAGTAT GTGCAGCAGCAGGGAGATCCCTTTGGGATGCCGGGCTTCTCACCACCGCGACTGTCACTAGCCGGCCTGAGTGGCCCATCCCCGAGCCACGCGGGGCTACCGCTGTCGGAGCGTTTGCGTCTGGACGCGGCAGCATTGGGTGCGCTCCCCGCACTGTTGGATGCTGTGCGCCGCCACCAAGCGGAGCTGAACCCCCGCTCCCCGCGCCTGCAGCGGAGCCTGGAGGAGGCGGCCCGACAGGCTAGGGCCCTGGGAGCCGCGGTGGAGACGGTGCTGGCCGCTCTGGGCTCAGCAGCCCGCGGGCCCGGCCCGGAGCACTCCGCCACCACCGCCCTTTCCACCGCCAACAGCGCTGCGAGCATCTTCTCAGCCAAGGTGCTGGGGCTCCAGGTGTGCGGTCTCTATGGCGAGTGGGTGAACCGCACAGAGGGCGACCTGAGCCAGCTGGTACATGGGGGCGTCGCCTGA